In Gammaproteobacteria bacterium, the following proteins share a genomic window:
- the der gene encoding ribosome biogenesis GTPase Der, with translation MVPVIALVGRPNVGKSTLFNILTNTRDALVADFPGLTRDRQYGTFQVNNSNAILVDTGGLLGDEGNLSELMNSQVETAISESDLILFLVDAKSGLMDNDKKILQSLRNTNKPVFLLVNKIDGQDEDLAVVDFYQLGLEEILPIAAVHKRNIATLKFKIEEFCQNLEKEDSEQDMIPETKGPNLAIIGRPNVGKSTLVNRLLGEDRVLAFDMPGTTRDTISLPLDWDGKDYTLVDTAGVRKRSKVGEGIEKFSVIKTLQAIDKSQVCVLLVDAQEGLTDQDMHLLGLINNNARAVVIALNKWDHLSEEHKNNIKSEFARRMTAFQWVPLVYISALHGSGLSELMDRVDLVYEAATKVLETNQLTEVLKESFKAHQPPLVHGRLTKLKYAHAGGQNPQRIVIHGTRTDVLKPAYIKYLEKQFRTAFNLRGAPIILQFKSGDNPYKDAGKRKQPNKTPRRHKLNRHTTGSKYGK, from the coding sequence ATGGTTCCAGTAATCGCTTTGGTGGGTCGTCCTAATGTAGGAAAATCAACCTTATTCAACATTCTTACCAACACCAGAGATGCTTTGGTCGCCGATTTCCCCGGACTAACCAGAGACAGACAATACGGAACTTTTCAGGTTAATAACTCGAATGCTATTTTAGTTGATACCGGTGGATTACTGGGTGATGAGGGAAATCTCTCTGAGCTCATGAATTCACAGGTTGAAACCGCAATTTCAGAATCAGATTTGATTTTGTTTTTGGTGGATGCCAAATCCGGATTGATGGATAATGATAAAAAAATCCTTCAGAGTTTAAGAAATACCAATAAGCCTGTTTTTCTCCTGGTCAATAAAATTGACGGGCAAGATGAAGATCTCGCCGTTGTTGATTTTTATCAGCTGGGTCTTGAGGAGATTTTGCCCATCGCAGCGGTTCATAAACGAAATATAGCGACATTAAAATTCAAAATCGAAGAATTTTGTCAGAACTTAGAAAAAGAAGATTCTGAACAAGATATGATTCCTGAAACCAAAGGTCCAAATTTAGCAATTATTGGGCGACCTAATGTTGGAAAATCAACTTTAGTGAACCGTTTGCTGGGAGAGGACAGAGTATTGGCATTTGATATGCCGGGAACAACAAGAGATACAATTAGTTTGCCTTTAGATTGGGATGGCAAAGATTATACTTTGGTTGATACTGCCGGAGTGAGAAAACGCTCAAAAGTTGGAGAAGGTATCGAGAAATTCAGTGTCATCAAGACTCTTCAAGCGATTGATAAATCTCAAGTTTGTGTGCTTCTAGTTGATGCTCAGGAAGGATTGACTGACCAAGATATGCATTTGCTTGGACTCATAAACAACAATGCTCGTGCTGTTGTTATTGCGTTAAACAAATGGGATCATCTATCGGAAGAACACAAAAATAACATCAAGTCTGAATTTGCACGCCGAATGACAGCTTTTCAATGGGTTCCTTTGGTTTATATTTCAGCTTTACATGGCTCCGGTTTATCAGAGCTAATGGATAGAGTCGATTTGGTTTATGAAGCTGCGACCAAAGTTCTGGAAACCAATCAATTGACTGAAGTTTTGAAAGAGTCGTTCAAGGCTCATCAACCGCCTTTGGTTCACGGACGTTTAACAAAATTGAAATATGCTCATGCCGGCGGGCAAAACCCGCAGAGAATTGTGATTCATGGAACACGCACCGATGTTTTAAAACCGGCCTATATCAAATATCTGGAAAAACAATTCAGGACTGCTTTTAATCTACGAGGTGCACCGATAATTTTGCAATTCAAGAGTGGTGATAATCCTTATAAAGATGCAGGCAAAAGAAAGCAACCCAATAAAACTCCAAGAAGGCACAAGTTAAATCGCCATACAACGGGAAGCAAATATGGCAAATGA
- a CDS encoding molybdopterin molybdotransferase MoeA: protein MANDYLTSISYSQALKVILAEAQQQFIPQVENVELLNGVNRVLAESVTAQINVPAFDNSAMDGYAIRYSDLPEKQGWLDLQDPQYAGVAGNIVLGENCAIPIMTGAVIPEGADTVVVKENSQVKNMQVHLREIGEKGSCIRNTGADIKSGSVIAEQALRLKPQDLGLISSVGCSELKVYSKVKVVLFTGGDEVIQPGNELQYGQIYDSVRPTLLGLLKTQNCEVIDICSLEDNPQQIKAKLDQYANENVVIICNGGVSAGDKDYTLQVMEEFGEISFHKVNVKPGFPFLFGKYGKAMFFGLPGNPVSSFSSFCQFVIPALRVLEGEAIHTTGFIRAKMAKSYSKHHYRREFVRARLSYDPTIGYEVIVTGNQSSGRLTSVAQANCFIVLNETPVDLQIGDEVNVQRMVDLLYPHLL, encoded by the coding sequence ATGGCAAATGATTATTTGACGTCCATTTCTTATTCACAGGCTTTAAAAGTTATTCTTGCCGAAGCTCAGCAACAGTTTATTCCACAAGTTGAAAACGTGGAATTGTTAAACGGCGTGAACCGGGTTTTAGCTGAGAGTGTGACAGCACAAATTAATGTACCGGCATTCGATAATAGTGCGATGGATGGTTATGCTATCAGATATTCAGACTTACCGGAAAAGCAAGGTTGGCTGGATTTGCAAGACCCACAATATGCCGGAGTTGCAGGAAACATTGTATTGGGTGAGAATTGTGCAATTCCAATTATGACTGGTGCGGTTATTCCTGAAGGGGCAGACACTGTTGTTGTTAAAGAAAACTCACAAGTTAAAAATATGCAGGTTCACTTGCGTGAAATTGGCGAGAAAGGCAGCTGTATCAGAAACACGGGTGCAGATATAAAATCGGGAAGTGTGATTGCTGAACAAGCTCTTCGCCTTAAACCCCAGGACTTGGGTTTGATTTCCTCTGTTGGATGTAGCGAATTAAAGGTCTATTCAAAAGTCAAAGTTGTTTTATTCACCGGTGGTGATGAAGTGATACAACCGGGAAATGAACTGCAATACGGCCAAATTTACGATTCTGTAAGACCGACATTGCTGGGTTTGTTAAAAACACAAAATTGTGAAGTCATTGATATTTGTTCACTAGAAGATAATCCGCAACAAATCAAAGCCAAACTGGATCAATATGCCAATGAAAATGTTGTGATAATTTGTAATGGTGGTGTTTCCGCCGGCGATAAAGATTATACCTTACAGGTTATGGAAGAGTTTGGGGAAATTAGCTTTCATAAAGTGAATGTCAAACCCGGTTTTCCTTTCTTGTTCGGTAAATACGGGAAAGCTATGTTTTTTGGTTTACCGGGAAATCCGGTTTCCAGTTTTAGTAGTTTCTGCCAGTTTGTTATTCCTGCATTAAGAGTTTTAGAAGGAGAAGCCATCCATACTACAGGTTTTATTCGTGCGAAAATGGCAAAGAGTTATAGCAAACATCATTATCGACGCGAATTTGTTCGAGCACGACTCAGTTATGATCCAACTATTGGATATGAGGTGATTGTTACCGGAAATCAAAGTTCCGGTCGTTTAACTTCTGTGGCTCAAGCCAATTGTTTTATTGTTTTGAATGAAACGCCGGTTGACCTACAAATTGGTGATGAAGTGAATGTCCAACGAATGGTCGATTTGCTTTATCCGCATTTGTTATGA
- the moeB gene encoding molybdopterin-synthase adenylyltransferase MoeB has translation MTINNVTVEEAFEACQKTNHLILDVRTPQEWSQGVANGSVLLSLNELKAKAISQLDKNTSYYVICQIGERSKKAIEILNQLGFNKLFHIFQGFGEWQKQKLPIELPQINTDEVRYSRHYMLQGFGKEAQNKLKEAHVLMIGAGGLSSSCALYLAAGGVGKITIVDDDKVELSNLQRQIIHSTSSIGSQKVESAKYRLNDLNPEISVEAVSERITEANADELIKNCDIVIDGSDNLSTRYLVNDVCLKYSKPLIYSAIYQYEAQLTVFDFRIPDSPCLRCLFPQTEGFEPENCTDVGVLGVVPGMAGIMQATESIKLITGIGDVLQNQLMMIDLLRFDFRKISYLTSKACNKH, from the coding sequence ATGACCATTAACAATGTTACAGTTGAAGAAGCGTTTGAGGCGTGTCAAAAAACTAATCATCTGATTCTGGATGTCCGAACTCCTCAAGAGTGGTCTCAAGGTGTTGCGAACGGTTCAGTCTTGTTATCATTGAATGAGTTGAAAGCTAAAGCCATTTCACAACTCGATAAAAATACCAGTTATTATGTCATTTGCCAGATTGGCGAACGCTCAAAAAAAGCAATAGAAATACTCAATCAACTTGGGTTTAATAAGTTATTCCATATTTTTCAAGGATTTGGAGAATGGCAAAAGCAGAAATTACCGATAGAACTTCCTCAAATCAATACAGATGAAGTTCGTTATTCCCGACATTATATGCTCCAAGGTTTTGGAAAAGAAGCACAAAACAAGCTTAAAGAGGCTCATGTTTTGATGATTGGAGCTGGCGGTTTGAGCTCCTCTTGTGCATTGTATCTGGCAGCAGGCGGTGTTGGAAAAATTACCATCGTCGATGACGACAAAGTTGAACTCAGCAATTTACAACGCCAGATTATACACAGCACATCGTCCATTGGAAGTCAGAAAGTTGAGTCAGCAAAATATCGCCTGAATGATTTAAACCCTGAAATATCTGTCGAGGCTGTTTCCGAAAGAATTACAGAAGCAAATGCTGATGAATTAATCAAAAACTGCGATATTGTCATCGATGGCAGCGACAATTTATCCACCCGTTATCTGGTGAATGATGTTTGTTTGAAATATAGCAAGCCTTTGATTTATTCGGCGATTTATCAATACGAAGCTCAGCTGACAGTGTTTGATTTCAGAATCCCCGACTCGCCTTGCCTGCGCTGTTTGTTTCCGCAAACCGAAGGTTTTGAACCGGAAAACTGCACTGATGTTGGTGTTTTGGGAGTGGTTCCCGGAATGGCTGGAATTATGCAAGCCACAGAATCGATAAAACTCATTACCGGCATTGGTGATGTTTTGCAAAACCAATTAATGATGATTGATTTACTGAGATTTGATTTTAGGAAGATTTCTTATCTGACATCAAAAGCCTGCAATAAACACTAG
- a CDS encoding MFS transporter, translating into MFSLSVVLILFLSVALFIQYYLNLPKNITVLFLAAPLVGTSAPIMVFIGSIVSLELSPDSSLATLPLGLMVAGTALSTIPAALLAGRIGRRKATITGFVSVFTGSILAAFSIVKESFLLFCVSAFLIGVSLAFAQQLRFAAIESVEEKDINKALSVLMFGGIFSAFLGPEVAVVGQKAFANSIGFAGSYLFLALMVCLSIIVLLNFRDTQVNKPKEIQISRPLLQIIRQPIFLIAMLAAALSYGLMSFIMTSTPLSMNKLYGYDLTDTKLVIQSHIAAMYLPSLVTNWLSRKIGIRYILLIGSIMFAAVVLIATQGHSFLHYWWALVILGIAWNFLFFSGTSLLHFSYFPHEKHKVQAVNDFSVFTFQGFSSLMAGWVLFRYGWSGVIYASIPFVIIMFALSFYYLDHFSKLKNSNNHN; encoded by the coding sequence ATGTTTTCATTATCTGTTGTATTAATTTTATTTCTATCAGTTGCATTATTTATTCAATATTATCTTAATTTACCAAAAAATATTACTGTGTTGTTTCTGGCAGCACCTTTGGTGGGGACTTCGGCTCCGATAATGGTTTTTATTGGTTCGATTGTTTCGTTGGAGTTGTCACCGGATTCATCATTAGCGACCTTGCCTTTGGGTTTGATGGTGGCAGGAACGGCATTATCGACGATTCCTGCTGCATTGTTAGCCGGAAGAATAGGTCGGAGAAAAGCAACAATTACCGGGTTTGTATCTGTTTTTACAGGTTCTATTTTAGCTGCTTTTTCTATAGTTAAAGAGTCTTTTCTTTTGTTTTGTGTTTCTGCATTTTTGATTGGCGTGAGTCTCGCCTTTGCTCAGCAATTGCGTTTTGCAGCGATTGAAAGTGTGGAAGAGAAAGATATCAATAAGGCATTATCTGTTTTAATGTTCGGAGGAATATTTTCAGCTTTTCTTGGTCCTGAAGTGGCTGTTGTTGGGCAGAAAGCATTTGCTAATTCAATTGGCTTTGCAGGATCTTATCTGTTTTTAGCGTTGATGGTTTGTCTTTCAATAATTGTACTATTGAATTTCCGCGACACCCAAGTCAACAAACCTAAAGAAATTCAAATATCCAGACCTCTGTTACAAATTATCAGACAACCGATATTTTTAATTGCGATGTTGGCAGCAGCTTTGAGTTATGGCTTGATGAGTTTTATTATGACCTCAACACCGTTGAGTATGAACAAACTCTACGGTTATGATTTAACAGATACCAAACTGGTGATTCAGTCACACATTGCTGCCATGTATCTTCCATCACTGGTTACCAACTGGTTGAGCCGCAAAATTGGCATTCGTTACATTTTATTGATTGGCTCAATAATGTTTGCAGCAGTTGTATTGATTGCAACACAAGGACACTCTTTTTTACATTACTGGTGGGCTTTGGTGATTCTTGGAATCGCTTGGAATTTTCTCTTCTTTTCAGGTACATCACTGCTACACTTCAGCTACTTTCCGCATGAAAAACACAAAGTTCAGGCAGTTAATGATTTCAGTGTTTTCACTTTTCAGGGTTTTTCTTCACTGATGGCAGGCTGGGTGTTATTCCGCTACGGCTGGAGTGGAGTGATTTATGCATCTATTCCTTTTGTGATTATTATGTTTGCGTTGAGCTTTTATTATCTTGACCATTTCTCCAAGTTGAAAAATTCTAATAACCATAATTAG
- a CDS encoding Slp family lipoprotein has translation MKSMKLISVTFIILLSSCAYTPKVLQGDFSTITPAQSKLNHDTNVDVRWSGYIAQTVNKKDKTCFEIIPSETNQNLRPTRIIPKNSSRFLACKDGFLEPHAFNERMVTITGTLVAYTKQNVGEYEYEYPVVKTDVIYIWTKQPPIRNINVFTNFSHFHCGISFIHGYCF, from the coding sequence ATGAAAAGTATGAAATTGATTAGTGTTACATTTATAATTCTGTTATCTTCTTGTGCTTATACACCAAAAGTTTTACAAGGAGATTTTTCAACCATCACTCCTGCTCAATCCAAATTGAATCATGATACCAATGTGGATGTTCGTTGGAGCGGATATATTGCTCAAACAGTCAACAAAAAAGATAAAACTTGTTTTGAGATTATTCCATCAGAGACTAATCAGAATTTAAGACCAACTCGAATTATTCCAAAAAACTCAAGCCGCTTTCTTGCTTGTAAAGATGGCTTTCTTGAGCCTCATGCATTCAACGAAAGAATGGTGACGATTACAGGTACATTGGTTGCTTATACCAAACAAAATGTGGGTGAATACGAGTATGAATATCCAGTAGTTAAAACTGACGTTATTTATATCTGGACAAAGCAACCTCCAATCAGAAATATAAATGTTTTTACGAACTTCAGCCATTTTCATTGTGGAATTAGTTTCATTCATGGATATTGTTTTTAA
- a CDS encoding peptidylprolyl isomerase, giving the protein MIKLFRKAFVLFLIPFAVSAQTVKIETILGDIVVQLRPEWAPVTVENFMNYVNDGDYNNSYIHRSYPNFVIQGGGFNFIDGVGGQVPTDSAIINESSVEHKNLRGTISMARTSSYNSATSQWFINVVDNPALNGDGVGYAVFGEVISGMDVVDTINDLEFGTIYLPTSSGNVYAEEVPYLNSKPDVMIESEAVMVSSVSRIDVFKINSGLNGLWHYHETSGSGIMLEVFPQIKKAFMAWFTYDTQLPDENTVANVGDAGHRWLTGIGDLDLENNSITFELTSTSGGLFDNPQDTQNSEFGTYGTLIITFNNCGEAQVSYNLIEQELSNTFPIEKVVSDNIPLCEGLYNQISE; this is encoded by the coding sequence ATGATTAAATTATTTAGAAAAGCATTTGTTTTGTTTTTGATTCCATTTGCGGTTTCTGCTCAAACTGTGAAAATAGAAACAATTTTAGGTGATATTGTTGTACAACTTAGACCTGAGTGGGCTCCTGTCACGGTTGAGAATTTTATGAACTATGTTAATGATGGTGATTATAATAACTCGTATATTCATCGTTCGTATCCCAATTTTGTGATTCAAGGAGGAGGTTTTAATTTTATAGATGGGGTTGGGGGACAGGTTCCGACTGATTCTGCTATTATAAATGAATCAAGTGTTGAGCATAAAAACCTTAGAGGGACCATTTCTATGGCTAGGACTAGTAGTTATAATAGTGCTACAAGCCAATGGTTTATAAACGTAGTGGACAATCCTGCTTTAAATGGCGATGGAGTCGGCTATGCTGTTTTTGGAGAAGTAATCTCCGGAATGGATGTGGTTGATACAATTAATGATTTAGAATTTGGCACGATTTATCTTCCAACAAGTAGTGGAAATGTTTACGCTGAAGAAGTACCATACCTAAATTCAAAACCTGATGTGATGATAGAAAGTGAAGCAGTGATGGTTTCGAGCGTTTCAAGAATTGATGTGTTTAAAATTAACTCAGGTTTAAATGGTCTTTGGCATTATCATGAGACCAGTGGCTCTGGAATAATGCTTGAGGTCTTTCCGCAAATCAAGAAAGCATTTATGGCTTGGTTTACTTATGATACTCAATTACCAGATGAAAATACAGTTGCAAATGTCGGGGATGCCGGTCATCGTTGGTTAACAGGTATAGGTGATTTGGATTTAGAAAACAACTCTATCACTTTTGAGTTAACAAGCACCTCAGGTGGATTATTTGATAATCCTCAAGATACACAGAACTCAGAATTTGGCACTTATGGAACTCTAATTATTACCTTTAATAATTGTGGTGAGGCTCAAGTGAGTTACAATTTGATTGAACAAGAGTTATCAAATACTTTCCCAATTGAAAAAGTTGTGTCTGATAATATTCCTCTTTGTGAAGGTTTATATAATCAAATTTCCGAATAA
- a CDS encoding aminotransferase class V-fold PLP-dependent enzyme, translating to MKINITPEYLRNCIIGVDAPFCTPFGQRMMLYCDYTASGRTLSFIEKYLMRLQRHYANTHTEDDMTGRSMTHLLHSAEKTIKKCVNADENYRIINVGTGATGAINKLQQILGTYLPPATRKSLKESLGVDFHKTPNTLPIVFVGPYEHHSNEISWRDGLCEIVEVRLDVNGHIDMQHLEQLLQKPEYQNRKKIGSFSAASNVTGLISPVHEIAALLHKYNALAVFDYAASAPYVKIDMNPKDSTAEHNTSLDAIFISSHKFLGGPGSSGVLIFNKSLYDSSLPPTVSGGGTVSYVAEHHHDFFDDIEEREKAGTPGVLQILRAALCFKVKDKIGCKQISNIEHQWLDKAFTAWKDNESIEILGDLDINNRVGIVSFNIKTKAGKYLHPKFVTVLLNDLFGIQSRAGCSCAGPYGHKLLHIDEQTSEQYRELINKGFHGIKPGWCRIGFHYVMDEADVDYIIQAIEFIAEQGEKFLPWYNFCLKQACWKHIDEKEDCPKLKLDDAFNEDIMGSSPVPSGLRKQLYSQFIADAYQWAQKGQELPKRQTNYFEEVAHLNQFLV from the coding sequence ATGAAAATAAATATCACTCCCGAGTATTTACGCAATTGCATTATTGGTGTAGATGCGCCTTTTTGTACGCCTTTTGGTCAGCGTATGATGCTGTATTGTGATTACACGGCATCCGGAAGGACGTTGAGTTTTATTGAAAAATATCTCATGCGTCTGCAAAGGCATTATGCCAATACTCATACAGAAGATGATATGACTGGCCGTTCAATGACGCATTTGTTGCATTCAGCAGAAAAAACCATAAAAAAATGTGTTAATGCCGATGAAAATTACCGAATTATTAATGTTGGAACCGGTGCAACAGGAGCAATCAATAAACTTCAACAAATATTAGGAACTTATCTTCCTCCGGCAACAAGAAAAAGCCTTAAAGAGAGTCTTGGTGTGGATTTTCATAAGACTCCAAATACTTTACCAATTGTTTTTGTTGGTCCTTACGAGCATCATTCCAATGAAATTTCATGGCGAGATGGTTTGTGTGAAATTGTAGAAGTCAGATTAGATGTTAATGGACATATTGACATGCAACATCTCGAACAATTATTACAAAAACCAGAGTACCAAAACAGAAAGAAGATTGGATCATTTTCTGCTGCTTCGAATGTGACAGGACTTATTTCTCCGGTTCATGAAATCGCTGCCTTATTGCATAAATATAATGCCTTGGCGGTTTTTGATTATGCGGCGAGTGCTCCTTATGTGAAAATTGATATGAATCCGAAGGATTCAACTGCAGAGCATAATACGTCTTTGGATGCTATTTTTATCTCGTCCCATAAATTTCTTGGTGGCCCGGGATCATCCGGTGTTTTGATATTTAACAAATCATTATACGATTCTTCCTTACCGCCAACTGTCAGTGGTGGCGGAACTGTCAGTTATGTTGCAGAACACCATCATGATTTTTTTGATGATATTGAAGAGCGTGAAAAAGCAGGGACTCCCGGAGTATTGCAAATATTACGAGCGGCTTTGTGTTTTAAAGTCAAAGATAAGATTGGTTGCAAGCAAATTTCAAATATTGAACATCAGTGGTTAGATAAAGCCTTTACCGCGTGGAAAGATAATGAATCGATTGAGATTTTAGGCGATTTGGATATTAACAATCGGGTTGGAATTGTTTCGTTTAATATTAAAACAAAAGCGGGAAAATATTTACATCCTAAATTTGTGACTGTTTTACTAAATGATTTATTTGGAATTCAGTCTCGCGCCGGTTGTTCTTGTGCAGGTCCTTATGGTCATAAATTGCTTCATATTGATGAGCAAACATCCGAACAATACAGAGAGTTAATCAATAAGGGTTTTCACGGGATTAAGCCGGGTTGGTGTCGAATTGGTTTCCACTATGTGATGGATGAAGCTGATGTTGACTACATTATCCAGGCCATTGAATTTATCGCTGAACAAGGCGAAAAATTTTTACCTTGGTATAATTTTTGTTTGAAACAGGCATGTTGGAAGCATATTGATGAAAAAGAGGATTGCCCGAAGTTAAAACTGGACGATGCATTTAATGAAGATATCATGGGTTCGAGTCCGGTGCCATCCGGATTGCGCAAGCAACTCTATTCTCAGTTTATTGCTGATGCGTATCAATGGGCTCAAAAGGGTCAAGAATTGCCCAAAAGACAAACCAATTATTTTGAGGAAGTGGCACACCTCAATCAATTCCTTGTATAG
- a CDS encoding DMT family transporter has protein sequence MVKYAHKPFLGAFWMVFAGMCFALNNAGITYLTKHFNLHNTVIGFYQYFIAFVFMVPWILSTGLKKSLKTERIGMHVVRVLLSVIGIQLWIWGLSRGIPISQAIALLMTSPIFVTIGSSVFLGEHVSLSRWFATLIGIIGSLIILEPWGESFRVASLLPVAAALFWAGYSLMVRHLSHTESTGSIVVYLLILIAPFNLFLALPNFQVPGNEAWYYLTVTGLLIALAQWALVKAYSSADASFIQPFDLVKMPLNILAGWYFFSEMLPPKLWIGSALLFGAAIFILSKEKNSGS, from the coding sequence ATGGTCAAGTATGCTCATAAGCCATTTCTTGGTGCGTTTTGGATGGTTTTTGCAGGAATGTGTTTCGCACTGAATAACGCTGGGATAACCTATCTGACAAAGCATTTTAATCTTCATAATACCGTTATAGGTTTTTATCAATATTTCATTGCTTTTGTTTTTATGGTTCCATGGATATTAAGTACCGGACTGAAAAAATCATTAAAGACAGAACGAATTGGAATGCATGTTGTTCGGGTATTATTGTCTGTAATCGGTATTCAATTATGGATTTGGGGTTTATCGAGAGGAATTCCAATTTCTCAGGCAATTGCCTTGTTAATGACTTCGCCGATTTTTGTGACGATTGGCTCATCAGTTTTTCTTGGTGAACATGTCAGCCTATCCCGATGGTTTGCGACTCTGATAGGAATTATTGGATCATTGATAATTCTTGAACCTTGGGGTGAGAGCTTTCGAGTTGCCAGTTTGCTCCCTGTTGCAGCTGCTTTGTTTTGGGCAGGTTATTCTCTTATGGTCCGTCATTTGTCTCATACTGAAAGTACCGGCTCAATTGTTGTTTACTTATTAATTTTGATTGCTCCTTTCAATTTGTTTTTAGCCTTGCCGAATTTCCAGGTTCCGGGAAATGAAGCGTGGTATTACTTGACTGTAACCGGTTTGTTAATTGCTTTGGCTCAGTGGGCATTGGTGAAAGCTTACAGTAGTGCCGATGCTTCATTTATTCAGCCTTTTGATTTAGTGAAAATGCCATTGAATATTCTTGCTGGTTGGTATTTTTTCAGCGAAATGCTACCACCGAAACTCTGGATAGGCTCGGCGTTGTTATTTGGTGCGGCAATTTTTATTTTAAGCAAAGAAAAAAATTCAGGAAGCTGA